In Devosia sp. XK-2, one DNA window encodes the following:
- the rnr gene encoding ribonuclease R, protein MAKSPKPKNTSGPKRPRLPVAERLPSREQLLEALAQEDNIKGKRDLAKVFGIRGDLRRPFKAMLAELEGEGVITRTRKALRRTAALPHVTVLDIPGDADPEDLHAFPAQWNPEEGEMPRVRVLVDSRSRVVPAPGDRILARIDAGEDAVPDYTAKPMKVLDKPRRAHIGIVRMDEEGARLIPVDRKQKEMRIAMGDLGGAGDGDLVEVEVKFSGRLMIPRARVTKVVGNPNSEGAVSLIAIHNLEIPHVFPQSVIREAEEAKEATLKGREDWRDLPLITIDPADAKDHDDAVHAAPDDDEKNQGGYIVTVAIADVAAYVRPGTALDREAYLRGNSVYFPDRVVPMLPERISNELCSLKEGVPRAALAVRMVLGADGRKKSHSFHRILMRSAAKLSYQQAQAAIDGNPDDQTGPLLDAILRPLWDAYEAMTKARDQRGPLDLDLPERKILLDEKGMVRDIHVPERLEAHRLIEEMMIAANVAAAETLEQKRSELLYRVHDEPSSEKLQALRDFLGSLDIAVKKSDSVRASDFNGILAQARKANNIEQVSEMVLRSQAQAEYAAENYGHFGLNLDRYAHFTSPIRRYADLIVHRALVRALGLGDDGLSDSEAAKLPGIAQHISATERRAMLAERETSDRLLAQFLAERIGARFMGRVSGITRSGLFIRLLETGADGFIPASTLGQDYYRFVEERQAMIGERTGETFTLGDRVEVRLLEAAPVAGALRFGLLSEGKRGNPPSGKRLRKGPSRSFGPRTSKGSGRRKR, encoded by the coding sequence ATGGCCAAATCCCCAAAACCAAAAAACACATCCGGCCCCAAGCGCCCGCGCCTGCCTGTGGCGGAACGCCTGCCCTCGCGCGAACAATTGCTCGAGGCGCTGGCGCAGGAAGACAACATCAAGGGCAAGCGCGATCTGGCCAAGGTCTTCGGCATTCGCGGCGATCTCCGGCGGCCCTTCAAGGCCATGCTGGCCGAGCTCGAGGGCGAAGGCGTCATCACGCGCACCCGCAAGGCGCTCCGCCGCACAGCCGCCCTGCCCCATGTGACCGTGCTCGATATTCCCGGCGACGCCGACCCGGAAGACCTCCACGCTTTCCCGGCCCAATGGAATCCGGAAGAAGGCGAGATGCCCCGCGTTCGCGTTCTGGTCGACAGCCGCTCCCGCGTCGTTCCAGCCCCGGGTGACCGCATCCTGGCCCGTATCGATGCCGGCGAGGACGCCGTGCCCGACTACACCGCCAAGCCGATGAAAGTGCTCGACAAGCCACGTCGCGCCCATATCGGCATCGTTCGCATGGACGAAGAGGGTGCCCGCCTCATCCCGGTCGATCGCAAGCAGAAGGAAATGCGCATCGCCATGGGTGATCTCGGCGGTGCCGGTGACGGCGACCTGGTCGAGGTTGAGGTGAAGTTTTCGGGTCGCCTGATGATCCCCCGGGCCCGCGTCACCAAGGTGGTCGGCAATCCAAATTCGGAAGGCGCCGTCTCGCTGATTGCTATCCACAATCTCGAAATCCCGCATGTCTTCCCGCAAAGCGTTATCCGCGAGGCCGAAGAGGCTAAGGAAGCAACGCTCAAGGGCCGCGAGGACTGGCGTGACCTGCCGCTGATCACCATTGACCCAGCCGACGCCAAGGACCATGACGACGCGGTCCATGCCGCGCCCGATGACGACGAAAAAAACCAGGGTGGCTACATTGTCACCGTCGCTATTGCCGACGTTGCCGCCTATGTGCGTCCCGGCACGGCACTCGACCGCGAAGCCTATTTGCGTGGCAATTCGGTCTATTTCCCCGACCGCGTCGTCCCCATGCTGCCCGAGCGCATTTCCAACGAATTGTGCTCATTGAAAGAAGGCGTGCCGCGCGCGGCTCTCGCCGTACGCATGGTGCTTGGGGCCGACGGCCGCAAGAAGAGCCACAGCTTCCACCGCATCCTTATGCGCTCGGCGGCCAAATTGTCCTACCAGCAGGCCCAGGCCGCCATTGACGGCAATCCGGACGACCAGACCGGGCCCCTGCTCGACGCGATCCTGCGGCCGCTCTGGGACGCCTATGAGGCCATGACCAAGGCGCGCGACCAGCGTGGTCCCCTGGATCTCGACCTGCCGGAGCGCAAGATCCTACTCGACGAAAAGGGCATGGTGCGCGACATCCATGTGCCCGAACGCCTCGAAGCCCATCGCCTCATCGAGGAAATGATGATTGCCGCCAATGTCGCAGCGGCCGAAACGCTCGAACAAAAACGCAGCGAACTGCTCTACCGCGTCCATGACGAGCCGAGTTCGGAAAAACTCCAGGCTCTGCGCGATTTCCTTGGTTCGCTCGATATTGCCGTCAAGAAATCCGACAGCGTCCGCGCCTCCGATTTCAACGGCATTCTGGCGCAGGCCCGCAAGGCCAATAACATCGAGCAGGTCAGCGAAATGGTGCTGCGCTCCCAGGCGCAGGCTGAATATGCAGCCGAAAATTACGGCCATTTCGGTCTCAATCTCGACCGCTACGCCCATTTCACCTCCCCCATCCGCCGCTATGCCGACCTCATCGTGCATCGGGCATTGGTTCGGGCGCTGGGCCTTGGCGACGATGGCCTGAGCGATTCTGAAGCCGCAAAGCTTCCCGGCATTGCCCAGCACATTTCAGCGACCGAGCGTCGCGCCATGCTCGCCGAACGAGAAACCTCCGACCGCCTCCTTGCTCAGTTCCTGGCCGAGCGCATTGGCGCGCGCTTCATGGGCCGGGTATCGGGCATAACCCGCTCCGGTCTATTCATTCGTCTGCTCGAAACCGGTGCCGATGGCTTTATCCCGGCCTCGACGCTGGGGCAGGACTATTATCGCTTCGTCGAAGAACGGCAGGCCATGATTGGCGAACGTACTGGCGAAACCTTTACCCTTGGCGACCGGGTGGAAGTACGTCTGCTCGAGGCGGCCCCGGTCGCGGGCGCCTTGCGGTTCGGGCTCCTGTCAGAAGGCAAGCGCGGCAATCCGCCATCTGGCAAGCGCCTCCGAAAGGGCCCATCTAGGAGCTTCGGCCCCCGGACTTCAAAAGGTTCGGGCCGGAGAAAGAGATAA